One Microvirga thermotolerans DNA window includes the following coding sequences:
- a CDS encoding DUF2218 domain-containing protein — MPALRSEASIGTELPDRYLVQLCKQFALSNPATYSDTRGRAEFGFGHCTLQASSRYLTLVVEAEDEQSLARMQHLIGLKVERCMWREQPVIKWVRST, encoded by the coding sequence ATGCCAGCCTTGAGATCGGAGGCCAGTATCGGAACGGAGTTGCCCGATCGTTATCTCGTGCAACTTTGCAAGCAGTTCGCTCTCAGCAACCCGGCCACTTATTCGGACACCAGGGGACGGGCGGAGTTCGGATTCGGCCATTGCACCCTGCAGGCGTCGAGCCGCTATCTGACCCTGGTCGTCGAGGCGGAGGACGAACAGTCCCTCGCGCGCATGCAGCATCTGATCGGCCTCAAGGTGGAGCGCTGCATGTGGCGCGAGCAGCCGGTGATCAAGTGGGTTCGCAGCACCTGA
- a CDS encoding ABC transporter ATP-binding protein, whose amino-acid sequence MADVSLHGVAKSFGPVDILHNIDLRVEDGEFVVFVGPSGCGKSTLLRIIAGLETVSAGEIRIGGRRVNELPPADRKIAMVFQSYALYPHMTVYKNMAFGLKFARTDRAEVDRRVRQAAEILKLTPYLDRKPRELSGGQRQRVAIGRAIVRKPSVFLFDEPLSNLDAALRVNTRLEIAKLHRELGATMIYVTHDQVEAMTLASKIVVLNHGRIEQVGTPLDLYRHPRNLFVAGFIGSPRMNFIKGTVRAVEGRRALVSFAGVQAEVDGVVEGLAAGASVTAGIRPEHLAGQQSGALSLTGRIDAVERLGDATYVYMKLASGEDVVSRAPGDVNAEPGEVFMAAFAPQAIHVFDADGRSIRAEAC is encoded by the coding sequence ATGGCTGACGTTTCCCTTCACGGAGTGGCGAAATCCTTCGGCCCGGTCGACATCCTGCACAATATCGACCTGAGGGTGGAGGACGGCGAGTTCGTCGTGTTCGTCGGACCGTCCGGCTGCGGGAAGTCGACGCTCCTGCGCATCATCGCCGGGCTCGAGACGGTGAGCGCTGGCGAGATCCGGATCGGGGGGAGACGTGTCAACGAGCTTCCGCCTGCGGACAGGAAGATCGCCATGGTCTTCCAGTCATACGCCCTCTATCCGCACATGACGGTCTACAAGAACATGGCGTTCGGCCTGAAGTTCGCGAGGACCGACAGGGCCGAGGTGGACCGGCGCGTGAGGCAGGCCGCCGAAATCCTGAAGCTGACGCCTTACCTCGACCGCAAGCCGCGCGAACTCTCCGGCGGCCAGCGCCAGCGGGTCGCCATCGGCCGCGCCATCGTGCGCAAGCCGAGCGTCTTCCTTTTCGACGAGCCGTTGTCCAACCTCGATGCCGCCCTGCGTGTCAACACGCGGTTAGAGATCGCCAAGCTGCACCGCGAGCTCGGCGCCACGATGATCTATGTGACGCATGACCAAGTCGAGGCGATGACGCTGGCCTCCAAGATCGTCGTTCTCAATCACGGCCGCATCGAGCAGGTCGGGACACCTCTCGATCTCTATCGCCATCCCCGGAATCTTTTCGTCGCCGGTTTCATCGGCTCCCCTCGCATGAACTTCATCAAGGGGACGGTCCGCGCCGTGGAAGGGAGACGTGCCCTGGTGAGCTTCGCCGGCGTCCAGGCGGAGGTGGACGGGGTCGTCGAGGGCCTGGCGGCCGGCGCCTCCGTCACGGCCGGGATCAGGCCGGAACACTTGGCCGGGCAGCAAAGCGGTGCGCTTTCACTTACAGGCCGGATCGACGCGGTGGAGCGGTTGGGCGATGCGACATATGTCTATATGAAGCTCGCGAGCGGTGAGGACGTGGTGTCGCGGGCTCCCGGCGATGTGAATGCCGAACCGGGAGAAGTCTTCATGGCCGCTTTTGCGCCGCAAGCGATCCATGTCTTCGATGCGGATGGGCGTTCGATCCGTGCGGAGGCTTGCTGA
- a CDS encoding carbohydrate ABC transporter permease: MNRAIRPARVLVHLALILYTVLALGPILLILINAFKTRRAIFADPLGFPDARTFTTIGFDQVFAKSDFGLYFLNSLAVTVVSLALIVLIGAMAAWALTEYRFRGNTIISLYFAIGIMVPIRLGSVSILRMMVELNLVNTLTALVLVYVAQGLPLAILILGEFIQQIPKDLRDAARCDGVSEYRIFASVILPLIRPAIATVAVFTMVPIWNDLWFPLILSPGDGKQTITLGVQQFIGQYVTDWNAVLASLTLAIAPVLVLYVFFSRYLVRGLTAGAVK; this comes from the coding sequence ATGAACCGAGCGATCAGGCCGGCGCGGGTTCTCGTCCATCTGGCTCTTATCCTTTACACCGTCCTTGCCTTGGGGCCGATCCTGCTGATCCTGATCAATGCCTTCAAGACCCGACGGGCGATCTTCGCCGACCCCCTCGGCTTTCCAGACGCACGCACGTTCACGACCATTGGTTTCGATCAGGTCTTCGCCAAGTCCGACTTCGGGCTCTACTTCCTCAACAGCTTGGCCGTGACCGTCGTCTCGCTGGCCCTGATCGTCCTCATTGGCGCCATGGCCGCGTGGGCCCTGACGGAGTACCGGTTCCGCGGCAACACGATCATTTCCCTGTATTTTGCGATCGGGATCATGGTCCCCATCCGCTTAGGGAGCGTGAGCATCTTGCGGATGATGGTGGAACTCAACCTCGTCAACACCCTCACGGCGCTGGTTCTCGTCTACGTGGCGCAGGGACTGCCTCTCGCGATCCTGATTCTCGGAGAGTTCATCCAGCAGATTCCGAAGGATCTTCGGGATGCCGCCCGGTGCGACGGAGTGAGCGAGTACCGCATCTTCGCAAGCGTCATCCTGCCGCTGATCCGGCCGGCCATCGCCACGGTTGCCGTCTTCACCATGGTGCCGATCTGGAACGACCTCTGGTTTCCTCTCATCCTCTCCCCGGGCGACGGAAAGCAGACGATCACGCTCGGCGTTCAGCAGTTCATCGGGCAGTATGTCACCGATTGGAACGCCGTGCTGGCATCGCTGACCCTGGCCATCGCGCCGGTCCTCGTCCTTTACGTGTTCTTCTCCCGTTACCTCGTCCGCGGCCTTACGGCGGGCGCGGTCAAGTGA
- a CDS encoding carbohydrate ABC transporter permease, protein MESAPARLRFPLHIAVFLAPALIVYSLFSIYPIVDTIRLSFYVGDQEGARHFAGLANFRTLLTDPAWSAQFWNALRNNLIFFAIHMVVQNGIGLGLAMLLSLPHLAGGSIYRTLIFLPTMLSVVIVGFIWQLILNPLWGIAPSLLKAVGLGSYFGPWLGQEATALIAISLISVWQFVGIPMMLIYAALINIPDDLLDAATVDGAGPFSVFWFVRLPLILPTLGVVSILTFVANFNAFDLIYAVKGALAGPNFSTDILGTFFYRTFFGYQLQVGSPTMGATVATAMLVVILIGVLIYLFGVQRRLQRHAF, encoded by the coding sequence ATGGAAAGTGCACCGGCACGGTTGCGTTTTCCACTGCACATCGCCGTGTTCCTCGCGCCGGCGCTGATCGTCTACTCCCTCTTCTCGATCTATCCGATCGTCGACACGATCCGCCTCAGCTTCTATGTGGGCGATCAGGAGGGAGCCCGGCACTTTGCCGGGCTGGCAAACTTCAGGACGCTCCTGACCGATCCCGCCTGGTCGGCCCAGTTCTGGAATGCCCTGCGCAACAACCTGATCTTCTTCGCGATTCACATGGTGGTCCAGAACGGGATCGGCCTCGGGCTCGCCATGCTGCTGAGCCTGCCGCACCTCGCCGGCGGCAGCATCTACCGGACGTTGATCTTCCTGCCGACGATGCTCTCGGTGGTGATCGTCGGGTTCATATGGCAGCTCATCCTCAATCCCCTCTGGGGCATCGCGCCGAGCCTCCTGAAGGCCGTGGGACTCGGGAGCTACTTCGGTCCCTGGCTCGGGCAGGAGGCGACGGCCCTGATCGCCATCTCCCTCATTTCCGTCTGGCAGTTCGTCGGCATTCCGATGATGCTGATCTACGCGGCGCTCATCAACATTCCCGACGATCTGTTGGATGCAGCGACGGTGGACGGGGCGGGGCCTTTCAGCGTGTTCTGGTTCGTGCGCCTGCCCCTGATCCTGCCGACGCTCGGCGTCGTCTCGATTCTGACCTTCGTGGCGAACTTCAATGCGTTCGACCTGATCTATGCCGTCAAGGGAGCACTTGCCGGACCGAACTTTTCCACGGACATTCTCGGCACCTTCTTCTATCGCACGTTCTTCGGATACCAGCTTCAGGTCGGCAGTCCCACAATGGGGGCGACGGTGGCGACCGCCATGCTCGTCGTCATCCTGATCGGGGTCCTGATCTACCTTTTCGGCGTGCAGCGGCGGCTGCAGAGACATGCGTTCTGA
- a CDS encoding ABC transporter substrate-binding protein — MNRVESKVFLSRAGRLLAAVSIAASALAFAQVATAQTLTIESWRNDDADVWNNQIIPAFNKKYPNIKVQFKADPPTEYNAALNARLAGGTAGDLITCRPFDASLDLFKKGHLVAVNDVKGIENFSDVARSAWSTDDGKTTFCMPMASVIHGFIYNKAVFDELKLTPPKTMAEFHAVLDKIKADGKYTPIAMGTADQWEAATMGFQNIGVNYWKGEEGRKALIEGKQKFTDPAYVEVFKELASWAPYMGDGYKSQKYPDTQNLFTLGRAAIYPAGSWDIPIFRKQADFEFDAFAPPVPDASGKCYISDHTDIALGINAKSKNIEAAKTFLSWIASSEFADIYANALPGFFPLSKEKVTVKDPVAAKFVGWRGTCESSIRNSYQILSRGTPNLENELWNVSAQVINGTMKPEEAAKKVEDGLASWYEPHKK; from the coding sequence ATGAATCGTGTCGAGTCAAAAGTCTTTCTGAGCCGGGCCGGACGGTTGCTGGCCGCAGTGTCCATCGCCGCTTCCGCCCTGGCCTTCGCTCAGGTCGCTACGGCGCAGACGCTGACGATCGAGAGCTGGCGCAACGACGATGCGGATGTCTGGAACAACCAGATCATTCCGGCCTTCAACAAGAAGTATCCGAACATCAAGGTCCAGTTCAAAGCCGACCCGCCGACCGAATACAACGCCGCCCTCAATGCCCGCCTCGCCGGCGGAACGGCTGGGGATCTCATCACCTGCCGACCCTTCGACGCTTCCCTCGACCTCTTCAAGAAGGGGCATCTCGTCGCCGTCAACGACGTGAAGGGAATCGAGAACTTCTCGGATGTCGCCAGGAGCGCCTGGTCCACCGACGACGGCAAGACGACCTTCTGCATGCCGATGGCATCGGTCATCCACGGCTTCATCTACAACAAGGCGGTCTTCGACGAGTTGAAGCTCACGCCTCCGAAGACCATGGCCGAGTTCCACGCGGTGCTCGACAAGATCAAGGCGGACGGAAAATACACGCCGATCGCCATGGGAACCGCCGATCAGTGGGAAGCCGCCACCATGGGCTTCCAGAACATCGGCGTGAACTACTGGAAGGGCGAGGAGGGGCGCAAGGCCCTCATCGAGGGCAAGCAGAAGTTCACCGATCCCGCCTATGTGGAGGTTTTCAAGGAACTGGCGAGCTGGGCGCCTTACATGGGCGACGGATACAAGTCCCAGAAGTACCCCGACACCCAGAACCTCTTCACGCTCGGGCGCGCCGCGATCTACCCGGCGGGGTCCTGGGACATTCCGATCTTCCGCAAGCAGGCCGACTTCGAGTTCGATGCCTTTGCCCCGCCCGTGCCCGATGCATCCGGCAAGTGCTACATCAGCGACCACACGGACATCGCGCTCGGCATCAACGCCAAGTCGAAGAACATCGAAGCCGCCAAGACCTTCCTGAGCTGGATCGCATCCTCCGAGTTCGCGGACATCTATGCGAATGCCCTGCCCGGCTTCTTCCCGCTCTCGAAGGAGAAGGTCACGGTCAAGGATCCCGTCGCGGCGAAGTTCGTCGGCTGGCGCGGCACCTGCGAGAGCTCGATCCGCAACTCCTACCAAATCCTCTCCCGCGGGACGCCCAATCTCGAGAACGAGCTCTGGAACGTGAGCGCCCAGGTGATCAACGGCACGATGAAGCCCGAAGAGGCCGCCAAGAAGGTCGAGGACGGCCTCGCCAGCTGGTACGAGCCCCACAAGAAGTGA
- a CDS encoding BadF/BadG/BcrA/BcrD ATPase family protein, which produces MTDSLFLGIDGGGTKCRARLRNAAGDLLGEGAGGPSNIRLDPDLVWSSILTASRAALAQAGLAEADLGRIHAGMGAAGAGQSSAVERLLSRPSPFASFSIDTDAHTAWLGAFGGRDGAILIVGTGSCGYGVVAGERRYVGGWGYEISDEGSGAAIGREALRRTIWAYDGRIPASALTNEILAEFGHSPEAIVDWVGKARPADYARYAPMVLRYAQQRDPLGIELIEEAAKQMASIASRLLDLGAPALCLFGGLAEPLRPWLPPPLQEAVALPEADALDGAILLARQANGGPLPRRRR; this is translated from the coding sequence ATGACTGATTCCCTTTTCCTCGGCATCGACGGCGGAGGCACCAAGTGCCGGGCGCGGCTGCGCAACGCGGCGGGCGATCTCCTGGGCGAGGGTGCAGGGGGGCCCTCCAACATCCGGCTCGACCCGGACCTGGTATGGAGCTCGATCCTCACCGCGAGCCGGGCGGCGCTCGCCCAGGCCGGCCTCGCGGAGGCGGATCTCGGCCGCATCCATGCCGGGATGGGTGCTGCAGGCGCCGGGCAGTCGAGCGCCGTCGAGCGCCTCCTGAGCCGGCCGTCGCCTTTCGCATCCTTCTCCATCGACACGGATGCCCACACCGCGTGGCTCGGCGCCTTCGGCGGCAGGGACGGAGCGATCCTGATCGTCGGAACGGGCTCGTGCGGCTATGGAGTCGTCGCGGGCGAACGGCGATATGTGGGTGGCTGGGGCTATGAGATCTCCGACGAGGGCAGCGGCGCCGCCATCGGCCGCGAGGCGCTGCGGCGGACGATCTGGGCCTATGACGGGCGCATCCCGGCAAGCGCGCTTACGAATGAAATCCTGGCGGAGTTCGGCCACAGCCCCGAGGCGATCGTGGACTGGGTCGGCAAGGCCCGTCCGGCGGATTATGCTCGCTATGCGCCGATGGTGCTCCGGTATGCGCAGCAGCGCGACCCGCTCGGCATCGAGCTGATCGAGGAGGCCGCGAAACAGATGGCATCCATCGCCAGCCGCCTCCTCGACCTGGGCGCGCCCGCCCTGTGCCTGTTCGGCGGGCTGGCGGAGCCGTTGCGTCCCTGGCTGCCACCGCCCCTTCAGGAGGCCGTCGCTCTCCCGGAGGCGGACGCCCTCGACGGGGCGATCCTCCTCGCCCGGCAGGCGAACGGAGGACCGCTTCCCCGGAGGCGTCGATGA
- a CDS encoding GntR family transcriptional regulator, whose translation MTGPSADALALLPLDESNPTPLYLQLQQSIEEAVRKGTIKADDALPGERDLARQLGVSRVTVRKAITGLVKKGVLVQRWGSGTFIAPQMRLEQPLSRLSSFTDDMSARGLASSAVLLSRSVGQASPNELMALGLSPGDQVSRVNRLRLANGIPMAIEHAVVPSRFLPDPSLVKQSLYAVLHEQGVMPTRALQRLHAVLLSDEQASLLQVPAKSPALYIERRSFTASGEAVEFTSSYYRGDAYDFVAELTISPPDRTQHDA comes from the coding sequence ATGACCGGTCCGAGCGCCGACGCCCTCGCCCTGCTCCCGCTCGACGAGAGCAATCCCACGCCGCTCTATCTCCAGCTTCAGCAATCCATCGAGGAGGCCGTCCGCAAGGGCACGATCAAGGCGGACGACGCCCTGCCGGGCGAGCGGGACCTGGCCAGGCAGCTCGGCGTCTCGCGAGTGACGGTGCGCAAGGCGATCACGGGGCTCGTCAAGAAGGGCGTCCTCGTCCAGCGGTGGGGATCGGGCACCTTCATCGCGCCGCAGATGCGCCTGGAGCAGCCCCTGTCCCGCCTCTCGAGCTTCACCGACGACATGTCGGCCCGCGGCCTCGCCTCATCGGCGGTCCTTCTCAGCCGGTCCGTGGGGCAGGCCTCCCCGAACGAGCTGATGGCGCTGGGGCTGTCGCCGGGCGACCAGGTCAGCCGTGTCAACCGCCTCCGCCTCGCCAACGGCATTCCCATGGCCATCGAGCATGCCGTCGTGCCGAGCCGCTTCCTGCCGGACCCCTCTCTGGTCAAGCAATCGCTCTATGCGGTCCTGCACGAGCAGGGCGTCATGCCGACCAGGGCCCTGCAGCGGCTCCATGCCGTACTGCTCTCCGACGAGCAGGCCTCCCTGCTACAGGTGCCGGCGAAGAGTCCGGCACTCTACATCGAGCGCCGCTCATTCACCGCCTCGGGAGAAGCGGTCGAGTTCACCTCGTCCTATTATCGGGGCGATGCCTATGACTTCGTAGCGGAGCTGACCATCAGCCCGCCTGACCGGACCCAACACGATGCCTGA
- a CDS encoding SIS domain-containing protein → MPDPNPSNPTAMLREAREAPDVVARLLAINADLCRDLGRRLRASPPPFAVTCARGSSDNAATFAKYLLEIHSGLVTASVGPSVTSVYEARPRMRNALFLAVSQSGRSPDILNLAQAGRADGALTVALVNDTSSPLAETCEIVLPLHAGPEKSVAATKSFIAALAASLQLVAHWSEDRELLAALDGLPDALAKSAALDWSDALPLLKDADNLFVVGRGVGFAMAQETALKLKETSGIHAEAMSAAELMHGPWTLAGAHFPVLVLSQRDETLSGVNDLVTKLSEQNVPVIVAGAAEGPATVTLPSLEGLHPFIAPLALIQSFYPLVNAIAQARGRDPDNPPRLRKVTETV, encoded by the coding sequence ATGCCTGATCCGAACCCCTCGAACCCGACGGCCATGCTGCGCGAAGCCCGCGAGGCGCCGGACGTCGTGGCGCGGCTCCTTGCGATCAACGCGGACCTCTGCCGCGACCTCGGCAGGCGCCTGCGCGCGTCGCCGCCTCCCTTCGCGGTGACCTGCGCGCGGGGCAGCTCCGACAATGCGGCAACCTTCGCGAAGTATCTTCTCGAGATTCATTCCGGTCTCGTGACTGCCTCCGTCGGGCCCTCCGTCACGTCGGTGTACGAGGCGCGTCCGCGGATGCGCAACGCTCTCTTCCTCGCCGTTTCCCAGTCGGGCCGCAGTCCCGACATCCTCAATCTCGCGCAGGCGGGGCGCGCCGACGGCGCCCTCACCGTCGCGCTCGTCAACGACACCTCGTCGCCGCTCGCCGAGACCTGCGAGATCGTCCTGCCCCTCCACGCGGGCCCGGAAAAGAGCGTGGCCGCGACGAAATCCTTCATCGCGGCGCTTGCCGCATCGCTGCAGCTCGTGGCGCACTGGTCGGAGGACCGGGAGCTCCTGGCAGCCCTGGATGGACTCCCCGACGCGCTGGCGAAATCCGCCGCGCTCGACTGGTCCGACGCGCTGCCGCTCCTGAAGGATGCGGACAATCTCTTCGTGGTCGGACGCGGCGTCGGCTTCGCCATGGCCCAGGAGACCGCGCTGAAGCTCAAGGAGACCTCCGGCATCCACGCGGAGGCCATGAGCGCCGCCGAGCTCATGCACGGGCCCTGGACGCTCGCCGGGGCGCATTTTCCGGTCCTGGTTCTCAGCCAGCGCGACGAGACCTTGAGCGGCGTGAACGACCTCGTGACGAAGCTGAGCGAGCAGAACGTGCCCGTCATCGTGGCCGGAGCGGCGGAGGGGCCTGCGACGGTCACGCTCCCCTCTCTCGAGGGCCTCCACCCCTTCATCGCGCCGCTGGCGCTGATCCAGAGCTTCTATCCTCTCGTGAATGCGATCGCGCAGGCCCGCGGCCGGGACCCGGACAATCCCCCGCGCCTGCGCAAGGTGACGGAGACAGTCTGA
- the nagA gene encoding N-acetylglucosamine-6-phosphate deacetylase, which produces MTFALTGARIFDGDHMLEGRAVVVENGRIIAIPSEKDLPAGVERRRLEGLLAPGFIDVQVNGGGGVLFNDERNVEGLRRIAAAHRSYGTVGLLPTFITDTRERMAEAVAAMRQALAARVPGVLGIHVEGPFINPERKGVHNPAYMRPIEDEDIAILTSLSQGRTLVTLAPEMNSPEAIARLASASVLICAGHTAGRYGEIMEACRHGLRGFTHLFNAMPPLAGRDPGPVGAALDSRDTWCGIIVDGHHVDDASLRVAVAAKGTERMMLVTDAMSVTGTDLDRFALHGRTIYRKDGRLTTEDGTLAGSDLDMASAVRNAVHRLGLPLHTALRMASLVPSAFLRLDRDLGRIAPGYRASLVLLDDALEVRQTWIDGE; this is translated from the coding sequence ATGACCTTCGCCTTGACCGGAGCCCGCATCTTCGACGGCGACCACATGCTCGAAGGCCGGGCCGTGGTCGTCGAGAACGGACGGATCATCGCCATTCCGTCCGAGAAGGATCTCCCCGCAGGCGTCGAGCGGCGCAGGCTGGAAGGGCTCCTCGCGCCGGGCTTCATCGACGTCCAGGTCAATGGCGGCGGCGGGGTTCTCTTCAACGACGAGCGGAACGTCGAAGGTCTGCGCCGGATCGCAGCCGCACACCGGAGCTACGGCACGGTCGGCCTGCTTCCCACCTTCATCACGGACACCCGCGAGAGGATGGCGGAGGCGGTCGCCGCCATGCGCCAGGCGCTTGCAGCCCGGGTTCCCGGCGTCCTCGGCATCCATGTGGAAGGCCCCTTCATCAATCCCGAGCGCAAGGGCGTCCACAACCCGGCCTATATGCGGCCCATCGAGGACGAGGACATCGCGATCCTCACCTCCCTGTCTCAGGGGCGCACCCTCGTCACCCTCGCGCCGGAGATGAACAGCCCGGAGGCTATTGCGCGTCTCGCCAGTGCCAGCGTCCTGATCTGCGCCGGCCATACAGCAGGCCGCTACGGAGAGATCATGGAAGCCTGCCGGCATGGCCTGCGCGGCTTCACGCACCTCTTCAACGCCATGCCGCCCCTCGCCGGGCGCGATCCCGGACCCGTGGGCGCGGCTCTCGACAGCCGGGACACCTGGTGCGGCATCATCGTCGACGGACATCATGTGGACGATGCCTCGCTGCGCGTCGCGGTCGCCGCCAAGGGAACGGAACGGATGATGCTCGTCACGGACGCCATGTCCGTCACCGGCACGGACCTCGACCGCTTCGCTCTCCACGGACGCACGATCTACCGTAAGGACGGCAGGCTGACCACGGAAGACGGGACCCTCGCCGGTTCCGATCTCGACATGGCAAGCGCCGTGCGCAACGCAGTCCATCGCCTCGGCCTGCCGCTGCACACGGCGCTGCGCATGGCGTCCCTGGTTCCCTCCGCCTTCCTGCGCCTCGACCGCGACCTGGGGCGGATCGCGCCCGGCTACCGGGCCAGCCTCGTCCTGCTCGACGATGCGCTCGAGGTGCGGCAGACCTGGATCGACGGCGAATAG
- a CDS encoding Gfo/Idh/MocA family oxidoreductase, with protein sequence MGAKRVLVVGLGNMGMSHARAYERIEGFDIAGLCTRNIEETPLPPTLRSAPRFSRYEEALAALRPDVVSINTWSDTHADYAIKAMEAGAHVFVEKPLADTVADAERVVETARRTGRKLVIGYILRHHPSWMKFIEIARTLGSPHVFRMNLNQQSSGAAWEAHRRLLQSLSPIVDCGVHYVDVMCQITRAMPVQVHAVGARLTDDMPAGMYNYGHLHVRFEDGSVGWYEAGWGPMMSETAYFVKDVIGPKGSVSIVMTETAGGMKSDDINAHTKTNRILLHHADLDPDGRFARRDEPIDTADEPDHDALCEREQRFLLRAIDEDLDLTDHMNDAVRSLRIVLAADESVRTGRVVGL encoded by the coding sequence ATGGGCGCGAAGCGGGTTCTGGTGGTCGGGCTCGGCAACATGGGCATGTCCCACGCACGGGCCTATGAGCGGATCGAAGGGTTCGACATCGCGGGCCTGTGCACCCGCAACATCGAGGAGACGCCGCTGCCGCCCACCCTTCGCTCGGCTCCGCGCTTCAGCCGCTACGAGGAGGCGCTGGCGGCGCTCAGGCCCGACGTGGTTTCCATCAACACCTGGTCGGATACCCATGCCGACTACGCCATCAAGGCGATGGAGGCCGGCGCCCATGTCTTCGTCGAGAAGCCTCTCGCCGATACGGTCGCGGATGCCGAGCGCGTCGTGGAGACGGCGCGCCGCACGGGCAGGAAGCTCGTCATCGGCTATATCCTGCGGCATCACCCGTCGTGGATGAAGTTCATCGAGATCGCCCGGACCCTCGGCTCGCCTCACGTCTTCCGCATGAACCTGAACCAGCAGTCGAGCGGCGCGGCCTGGGAGGCCCACAGACGGTTGCTCCAGTCCCTTTCGCCCATCGTCGACTGCGGCGTGCACTATGTGGACGTGATGTGCCAGATCACCCGCGCGATGCCTGTGCAGGTTCACGCGGTCGGCGCGCGGCTCACGGACGACATGCCCGCAGGCATGTACAATTACGGCCACCTGCACGTCCGTTTCGAGGACGGCTCCGTCGGCTGGTACGAAGCGGGCTGGGGGCCGATGATGAGCGAGACGGCCTATTTCGTGAAGGACGTGATCGGGCCGAAGGGCAGCGTCAGCATCGTCATGACCGAGACGGCGGGCGGCATGAAGTCGGACGACATCAACGCCCATACGAAGACCAACCGCATCCTTCTCCATCATGCCGACCTGGACCCCGATGGCCGCTTCGCGCGAAGGGACGAACCCATCGACACGGCGGACGAGCCCGATCACGACGCCCTCTGCGAGCGTGAGCAGCGCTTCCTGCTCCGGGCCATCGACGAGGACCTGGACCTGACCGATCACATGAACGACGCCGTCCGGTCCCTGCGGATCGTGCTGGCGGCGGACGAGTCGGTCCGCACCGGGCGCGTCGTCGGCCTCTGA
- a CDS encoding GNAT family N-acetyltransferase: MKVRDARQGDVPALAAIAAASYRAAFAAILEEEVLAGRDAAFFAHRFEETWQRMLVACAGEAPAGFLLMTDGHIDMLFMDPALGGKGGGARLLREAELRGAKSLECFRDNLPARRFYERHGWRVAREYERDFAGRSRSFVFYVKD, from the coding sequence GTGAAGGTGAGGGACGCGAGGCAGGGCGACGTTCCCGCACTCGCCGCCATCGCCGCGGCCTCCTACAGAGCCGCCTTCGCGGCGATCCTCGAGGAGGAGGTCCTCGCCGGTCGCGATGCCGCCTTTTTCGCGCACCGCTTCGAGGAAACATGGCAGCGGATGCTGGTGGCCTGCGCGGGCGAGGCCCCGGCAGGCTTCCTCCTCATGACGGACGGGCATATCGACATGCTCTTCATGGACCCTGCCCTCGGCGGAAAGGGCGGCGGGGCACGCCTCCTGCGGGAGGCGGAACTGCGCGGAGCGAAGAGCCTCGAATGCTTCCGGGACAATCTTCCGGCGCGCCGCTTCTACGAACGGCACGGCTGGCGCGTCGCCCGGGAATACGAGCGCGACTTCGCGGGCCGCAGCCGCAGCTTCGTGTTCTACGTCAAGGATTGA